CTGCCTGAGAAAGATTGGAAGGCGATCGGCCTCAAGCCCAAACGCATGATGACCTTCACTTTGGCGGATGGCACCAAAGTCGAGCGAGCGATTTCTGAATGCCATATCTCCTTGCCCCAGGGAGACCGCCACACGCCAGTCATCCTCGGAGAAGCCGGCGACGAGCCGCTGCTCGGCGCTGTCACGCTCGAAATCCTCGGCTTGGTGCTCAACCCCTTCAATCGTTCGCTGCACCCCATGCGG
This genomic window from Pirellulales bacterium contains:
- a CDS encoding retroviral-like aspartic protease family protein, with the protein product MALTFVEGVVTGKKKRATVAFLVDSGAVYTLLPEKDWKAIGLKPKRMMTFTLADGTKVERAISECHISLPQGDRHTPVILGEAGDEPLLGAVTLEILGLVLNPFNRSLHPMRAMLA